From one Pseudactinotalea sp. HY158 genomic stretch:
- a CDS encoding sugar ABC transporter substrate-binding protein, with translation MTIGLRRSLLSTCAIAGAAALALSACSPGAQAEPDPDESGETTTVTFRLWDENAADAYEKSFDEFTDQNPGIKVDIDVVPWGNYWDRLPQDISSGTMADIFWTNTSNYGIYADQDRLIDIGAALGDDHDAWNPSVVDLYTRDGSLWGVPQLSDSIALFYNKDLTTAAGVDPSALTWSPDEAADTLLPALQKLTVDAAGKHPTEEGFDATDVDVWGFNAQADLQAIWLDFLAQNGGTFQNGDEYAFDSPEGVEAFQYLVDLINTYQVAPPAADTNANGDLSRDLFVQGKLALFQSGQYSLPAMADATDFEWAIAPMVAGPQGRIGVVHGVAALGNADTPHLEATTAVLAWLGSAEGQRPLGEQGAAFPAALDAQDTFTAYWDEQGVDTSAFAEAAAGPTTPAPVGPRSNAGLNAIGEVFPEMFAGRLAVADALEQAQQNANEAIAD, from the coding sequence ATGACCATCGGACTGCGGCGTTCGCTGCTGTCGACCTGTGCCATCGCCGGCGCTGCCGCGCTCGCGCTGTCGGCCTGCTCGCCCGGGGCGCAGGCGGAACCCGACCCCGACGAGAGCGGGGAGACCACCACGGTGACGTTCCGGCTGTGGGACGAGAACGCGGCGGACGCCTACGAGAAGTCGTTCGACGAGTTCACGGACCAGAACCCGGGGATCAAGGTCGATATCGACGTGGTGCCGTGGGGGAACTACTGGGATCGTCTCCCCCAGGACATCTCCTCAGGCACGATGGCCGACATCTTCTGGACCAACACGTCGAACTACGGCATCTACGCCGACCAGGACCGGCTCATCGACATCGGCGCGGCCCTCGGCGACGACCACGACGCGTGGAACCCCTCGGTGGTCGACCTGTACACGCGCGACGGCTCCCTGTGGGGGGTGCCGCAGCTGAGCGACTCGATCGCGCTGTTCTACAACAAGGACCTCACGACCGCCGCGGGCGTCGACCCGTCGGCACTGACGTGGAGCCCCGACGAGGCGGCCGACACCCTCCTGCCGGCGCTGCAGAAGCTCACGGTCGACGCCGCCGGCAAGCACCCGACCGAGGAGGGCTTCGACGCCACCGACGTCGACGTCTGGGGCTTCAACGCCCAGGCCGACCTGCAGGCGATCTGGCTCGACTTCCTCGCGCAGAACGGCGGCACCTTCCAGAACGGCGACGAGTACGCGTTCGACAGCCCCGAGGGCGTCGAGGCGTTCCAGTACCTCGTCGACCTGATCAACACCTACCAGGTGGCCCCACCCGCCGCCGACACGAACGCGAACGGCGACCTGAGCCGCGACCTCTTCGTGCAGGGCAAGCTCGCGCTGTTCCAGTCCGGGCAGTACTCGCTGCCGGCGATGGCCGACGCGACCGACTTCGAGTGGGCGATCGCCCCGATGGTCGCGGGCCCGCAGGGCCGCATCGGGGTCGTGCACGGCGTGGCCGCCCTCGGCAACGCGGACACCCCGCACCTCGAGGCCACAACCGCCGTGCTCGCCTGGCTCGGCTCGGCCGAGGGGCAGCGTCCGCTCGGGGAACAGGGTGCCGCGTTCCCGGCCGCCCTCGACGCCCAGGACACCTTCACCGCCTACTGGGACGAGCAGGGAGTGGACACGAGCGCGTTCGCCGAGGCCGCCGCGGGCCCCACGACCCCCGCACCGGTCGGCCCCCGCTCGAACGCCGGCCTCAACGCCATCGGCGAGGTGTTCCCGGAGATGTTCGCGGGCCGCCTCGCGGTCGCGGATGCCCTGGAACAGGCACAGCAGAACGCGAACGAGGCGATCGCCGACTGA
- a CDS encoding leucine-rich repeat domain-containing protein — translation MPTARPRRALAALAATGLLTLAGWGGWGATAATAATGTTTDGLTFTTSADGATITGYTGEDVVLTLPAEVTTGGETVPVTGIGYRAFSGAGLTAVTLPETLVTITAAAFEANELTAIEIPAGVERIGNNAFDGNGITGLVLPDSVTSLGSMAFADNALVSLELSAGLTEIPTRAFEDNRLESVTIPPAVTSIGDYAFNSNALEELVLPEGITSIGINAFQFNELTSVSLPESITEIPEYAFSGNRLTTVTIPASITAIGAGAFKDSPLEFVVFLGQAPALGEADGTGALPAAVGTVYVMPGATGFDGPAWEPYSIEVLELTVAVTGPAAGPVATGDDVVVSGTWPIAGAEVALSLDGADLGTATVGEDGDYSITATITAEPGDHSVLATTVIGGVTMEAATGLTVAAPPVEEPDPTDEPDPTDEPEPTDEPEPTEEPAASDEPGSTEEPAGEDVVVGAGSDEATPPGEALAETGPPALLPWAVTAAVLGLAGLALRRRAHLAR, via the coding sequence ATGCCCACCGCCCGGCCCCGCCGGGCCCTCGCCGCGCTCGCCGCCACCGGCCTGCTCACCCTGGCCGGATGGGGAGGATGGGGCGCCACCGCGGCGACCGCGGCCACCGGCACGACGACCGACGGGCTGACCTTCACCACCTCGGCGGACGGCGCCACGATCACCGGCTACACGGGCGAGGACGTCGTCCTCACCCTCCCGGCCGAGGTCACCACCGGCGGCGAGACCGTTCCGGTGACCGGCATCGGCTACCGCGCGTTCAGCGGCGCCGGACTCACCGCCGTCACGCTGCCCGAGACGCTCGTGACGATCACGGCCGCGGCGTTCGAGGCGAACGAGTTGACGGCGATCGAGATCCCCGCGGGGGTCGAACGGATCGGGAACAACGCGTTCGACGGGAACGGGATCACGGGGCTCGTGCTGCCCGACTCCGTGACCAGCCTCGGGAGCATGGCCTTCGCCGACAATGCGCTGGTGAGCCTGGAGCTGTCGGCGGGCCTGACGGAGATCCCCACCCGGGCCTTCGAGGACAACCGACTGGAATCGGTGACGATCCCGCCCGCGGTCACCTCGATCGGGGACTACGCCTTCAACAGCAACGCGCTCGAGGAGCTGGTGCTTCCGGAGGGGATCACGTCGATCGGCATCAACGCGTTCCAGTTCAACGAGCTCACGTCGGTATCGCTGCCCGAGTCGATCACCGAGATCCCCGAGTACGCCTTCAGCGGCAATCGCCTGACCACGGTGACGATCCCGGCGTCGATCACCGCGATCGGTGCGGGCGCCTTCAAGGACAGCCCGCTCGAGTTCGTCGTCTTCCTCGGCCAGGCCCCGGCCCTCGGGGAGGCGGACGGCACCGGCGCCCTTCCCGCGGCGGTCGGCACCGTCTACGTGATGCCCGGGGCCACCGGCTTCGACGGCCCCGCGTGGGAGCCCTATTCGATCGAGGTGCTCGAGCTGACGGTCGCCGTGACCGGGCCGGCGGCCGGGCCCGTGGCCACCGGTGACGACGTGGTCGTCTCGGGCACGTGGCCCATCGCGGGCGCCGAGGTGGCGCTCAGCCTCGATGGAGCCGACCTCGGCACGGCCACCGTGGGCGAGGACGGCGACTACTCGATCACCGCGACGATCACCGCCGAACCGGGCGACCACTCGGTCCTCGCCACGACGGTCATCGGCGGCGTCACGATGGAGGCCGCGACCGGCCTCACGGTCGCCGCCCCGCCGGTGGAGGAGCCGGACCCCACGGATGAGCCCGACCCCACGGATGAGCCCGAGCCCACGGATGAGCCCGAGCCCACGGAGGAGCCCGCGGCGAGCGACGAGCCCGGTTCCACCGAGGAGCCCGCGGGCGAGGACGTCGTCGTCGGAGCCGGCTCCGACGAAGCGACTCCCCCGGGTGAGGCCCTGGCCGAGACCGGCCCGCCCGCGCTGTTGCCGTGGGCCGTGACGGCGGCGGTGCTCGGCCTCGCCGGGCTCGCGCTGCGGCGGCGCGCGCACCTCGCCCGCTGA
- a CDS encoding carbohydrate ABC transporter permease: MARFWANLATYAFLVAGALLMLGPFVFSVVTSLKTPHQFNTTWPLTPPDPVTTENYTALFGEQYDFFVPIAVTVQVVLVLVAGQLLSSILAAYAFAQLRFPGRDALFWVYLSTLMIPAVVTIIPLYSMMTALGWKNTFAGLVVPFMFGSPYAIFLLRENFRSTPADVLDAAKIDGAGVLRRLWQVMVPMNKPILATLLLITVVSQWNNFMWPLIIAPAEEWNVITVATAALQTQYAGNWTLVMAATTIALAPLVILFLAFQKQITSSLGVTGVR; the protein is encoded by the coding sequence GTGGCCCGGTTCTGGGCGAACCTGGCCACCTACGCGTTCCTCGTCGCGGGGGCGCTGCTCATGCTCGGGCCGTTCGTGTTCTCGGTGGTCACCTCGCTCAAGACGCCGCACCAGTTCAACACGACGTGGCCGCTCACGCCGCCCGATCCGGTCACGACGGAGAACTACACGGCCCTGTTCGGCGAGCAGTACGACTTCTTCGTGCCGATCGCGGTGACCGTGCAGGTGGTCCTCGTGCTCGTGGCGGGGCAGCTGCTCAGCTCGATCCTCGCGGCGTACGCGTTCGCGCAGCTGCGGTTCCCGGGGCGGGACGCGCTGTTCTGGGTGTACCTGTCGACCCTGATGATCCCGGCGGTCGTGACGATCATCCCGCTGTATTCGATGATGACGGCCCTCGGCTGGAAGAACACGTTCGCGGGCCTCGTCGTGCCGTTCATGTTCGGATCCCCGTATGCGATCTTCCTGCTGCGGGAGAATTTCCGCTCGACGCCGGCCGACGTGCTCGACGCCGCCAAGATCGACGGGGCCGGGGTGCTGCGGCGGCTGTGGCAGGTGATGGTCCCGATGAACAAGCCGATCCTGGCGACGCTGCTGCTCATCACGGTGGTGAGCCAGTGGAACAACTTCATGTGGCCGCTCATCATCGCCCCGGCCGAGGAGTGGAACGTGATCACCGTGGCCACCGCCGCCCTGCAGACGCAGTACGCAGGCAATTGGACCCTCGTCATGGCGGCCACGACGATCGCGCTCGCGCCGCTGGTCATCCTGTTCCTGGCGTTCCAGAAGCAGATCACCTCCTCGCTCGGGGTGACCGGCGTGCGCTGA
- a CDS encoding carbohydrate ABC transporter permease has translation MSTRRRAEARAGYLLLIPSLIGVVGFLLVPVVIVIGLSFTTYDLLSPPEWFGLGNYAYLLTWDKFGNSLLVTALFTLMAIPTSIALGLFLAVAVNRNLPGTSWLRVLYVLPWVCAPLALGVVWKWLLDPTNGAVNALLGHRVEWLTSPGTALPAVAFVQVWSSVGYISLFFLAGLQQIPESVYEAARIDGAGPARTLWSMTLPLLRPTMFFVTVTSIIASFQVFDTVYAMTGGGPGGRTDVIASRIYNEAFVSLRLGRAAAMAVILFLILVTVTLVQQRYFRRRITYDMS, from the coding sequence GTGAGCACGCGCCGCCGGGCCGAGGCGCGCGCCGGGTACCTGCTCCTGATCCCGAGCCTCATCGGCGTCGTCGGGTTCCTGCTCGTTCCGGTGGTCATCGTGATCGGGCTGTCGTTCACGACGTACGACCTGCTGAGCCCGCCCGAATGGTTCGGCCTGGGCAACTACGCCTACCTGCTCACGTGGGACAAGTTCGGCAACTCCCTGCTCGTGACGGCGCTGTTCACGCTCATGGCCATCCCCACCTCGATCGCGCTCGGGCTGTTCCTGGCGGTCGCCGTCAATCGCAACCTGCCGGGCACCTCCTGGCTGCGGGTGCTGTACGTGCTGCCGTGGGTGTGCGCCCCGCTCGCGCTCGGCGTCGTGTGGAAGTGGCTGCTCGATCCGACCAACGGCGCCGTCAATGCGCTGCTGGGGCACCGGGTCGAGTGGCTCACGAGCCCGGGGACGGCGCTGCCGGCGGTCGCGTTCGTGCAGGTGTGGTCGAGCGTGGGCTACATCTCGCTGTTCTTCCTCGCCGGTCTCCAGCAGATCCCCGAGTCGGTGTACGAGGCCGCACGGATCGACGGTGCCGGCCCGGCGCGCACGCTCTGGTCGATGACGCTGCCGCTGCTGCGCCCGACCATGTTCTTCGTGACCGTCACCTCGATCATCGCGAGCTTCCAGGTGTTCGACACCGTCTACGCGATGACCGGCGGCGGCCCGGGCGGCCGCACCGACGTCATCGCCTCCCGCATCTACAACGAGGCGTTCGTCTCGCTCCGGCTCGGGCGGGCCGCCGCGATGGCCGTGATCCTCTTCCTCATCCTCGTCACGGTCACCCTCGTCCAGCAGCGCTATTTCCGGCGCCGGATCACCTACGACATGTCGTGA
- a CDS encoding DUF1684 domain-containing protein gives MTVVEHLEGQWRQWRHDHVAEMFRPYGWTALVAQHWLRPGDEGVELDDLPGTWSVADGRVIFTPPATGPTLAVDGSHPTDPVEIVPGRNQTYGHGRSVPVYFGVCEVETIERSDNAGNRLFAVRVRDPRSAASAGDAGVRAFDYDPTWRIPGVFTPFDRRDVEAETVEAGVRELTPHIGTFTFTHAGASHEVVVLGKETATGVQPVVHFRDATNGDLTYGAGRVVEIDFVDDGAPHPARIDWIDFNYAVALPCAFTNFVTCPLPPAQNRLDLAVRAGEQRPARDVARVLTFDEE, from the coding sequence ATGACGGTCGTGGAGCACCTGGAAGGTCAGTGGCGTCAGTGGCGCCACGACCACGTCGCGGAGATGTTCCGCCCCTACGGCTGGACGGCGCTCGTCGCCCAGCACTGGCTGCGGCCCGGCGACGAGGGGGTCGAGCTCGACGACCTGCCCGGCACGTGGTCCGTCGCGGACGGCCGGGTGATCTTCACCCCGCCGGCCACGGGCCCGACGCTCGCCGTCGACGGCTCCCACCCCACCGACCCCGTGGAGATCGTGCCCGGGCGCAACCAGACCTACGGCCACGGCCGCAGCGTGCCGGTCTACTTCGGCGTCTGCGAGGTCGAGACGATCGAGCGCTCCGACAACGCCGGGAACCGGCTCTTCGCCGTGCGCGTGCGCGATCCCCGCTCGGCCGCGAGCGCGGGCGACGCGGGCGTGCGGGCCTTCGACTACGACCCCACCTGGCGGATCCCCGGGGTCTTCACCCCGTTCGACCGGCGCGACGTCGAGGCCGAGACGGTCGAGGCCGGGGTCCGCGAGCTCACCCCCCACATCGGCACGTTCACGTTCACCCACGCCGGCGCGAGCCACGAGGTGGTCGTGCTGGGCAAGGAGACCGCCACCGGGGTCCAGCCGGTCGTGCACTTCCGGGACGCGACGAACGGCGACCTCACCTACGGCGCCGGTCGCGTGGTCGAGATCGACTTCGTGGACGACGGGGCCCCGCATCCGGCCCGGATCGACTGGATCGACTTCAACTACGCGGTCGCGCTGCCGTGCGCGTTCACGAACTTCGTCACGTGCCCGCTGCCGCCCGCTCAGAACCGGCTCGACCTGGCGGTGCGCGCGGGCGAACAGCGGCCCGCCCGCGACGTCGCCCGCGTGCTCACCTTCGACGAGGAGTGA
- a CDS encoding acyl-CoA thioester hydrolase/BAAT C-terminal domain-containing protein codes for MTEHSALRLEVSPRTGPLSRRREIRVSGAVPGSIVTIRSATQRPGGTWSAQARFLADDAGTVDLSTSAPVSGDYRVADPMGLFWAQQPEDAAGPLVGDDARVPLRTRLSATMVPGTGLLDGAHPTNPGAGSEADGIGEAHAEVEQWLLSPTTERIEVREDGLVGTLFRPAGPGPFPTIIVLNGSGGGINEHRAALYAERGIQALALGYFRAEGLPRYISRTPLEYFERGLDYVVRTCDPLGGRPLVSGQSRGGELTLLLASRFPEKIAGVVAFVPGAFVFGAQGAADPAEGWDGPTWTSGGAPLEHFWRANAGVTWQPWDGAPRPHRHTDVFIDGLRDRDLARATRIPIEAFDGPVACVSGLDDRAWPSSLASRLVMSTLERHGHAAERLHLDYEAAGHTIGVPFLPATRIEVTHPVSGTTYSNGGTPAGNARASEDSFERVCEFIHRSAADRPR; via the coding sequence ATGACCGAACACTCCGCCCTGCGGCTCGAGGTCTCCCCCCGCACCGGCCCGCTGAGCCGGCGCCGGGAGATCCGGGTGAGCGGCGCCGTGCCCGGGTCGATCGTGACGATCCGGTCGGCCACGCAGCGCCCGGGCGGCACGTGGTCGGCCCAGGCGCGCTTCCTCGCCGACGATGCCGGCACCGTCGACCTGTCCACGAGCGCCCCGGTCTCGGGCGACTACCGCGTGGCCGATCCGATGGGCCTGTTCTGGGCGCAGCAGCCCGAGGACGCGGCCGGGCCGCTCGTCGGCGACGACGCGCGCGTGCCGCTGCGCACCCGGCTCAGCGCCACGATGGTCCCCGGCACCGGTCTCCTCGACGGCGCGCACCCCACCAACCCTGGGGCCGGCTCCGAGGCGGACGGGATCGGCGAGGCGCACGCCGAGGTCGAGCAGTGGCTGCTCTCCCCCACGACCGAGCGGATCGAGGTGCGCGAGGACGGCCTCGTGGGCACCCTGTTCCGGCCGGCGGGCCCGGGCCCGTTCCCCACGATCATCGTGCTCAACGGCTCGGGCGGCGGGATCAACGAGCATCGCGCGGCGCTCTACGCCGAGCGCGGCATCCAGGCCCTCGCCCTCGGCTATTTCCGCGCCGAGGGCCTGCCCCGGTACATCTCGCGCACCCCGCTGGAGTACTTCGAGCGCGGCCTCGACTACGTCGTGCGGACCTGCGACCCACTCGGTGGCCGGCCGCTCGTGAGCGGGCAGTCCCGGGGCGGGGAGCTCACCCTGCTGCTCGCCTCCCGCTTCCCCGAGAAGATCGCCGGCGTCGTCGCGTTCGTGCCGGGCGCCTTCGTCTTCGGCGCGCAGGGCGCCGCCGATCCGGCCGAGGGCTGGGACGGCCCGACCTGGACGAGCGGGGGCGCGCCGCTCGAGCACTTCTGGCGCGCGAACGCGGGCGTGACCTGGCAGCCGTGGGACGGCGCCCCCCGCCCCCACCGGCACACAGACGTGTTCATCGACGGCCTCCGCGACCGCGACCTCGCCCGCGCCACCCGGATCCCGATCGAGGCCTTCGACGGCCCGGTCGCGTGCGTCTCGGGGCTCGACGACCGCGCCTGGCCCTCCTCCCTCGCCTCCCGCCTGGTCATGTCGACCCTCGAGCGGCACGGACACGCCGCCGAACGGCTGCACCTGGACTACGAGGCCGCCGGTCACACGATCGGGGTGCCATTCCTGCCGGCCACCCGGATCGAGGTGACCCACCCGGTCTCGGGAACGACCTACTCCAACGGCGGCACCCCCGCCGGGAACGCCCGCGCGAGCGAGGACTCCTTCGAGCGGGTCTGCGAATTCATCCACCGGTCCGCCGCCGATCGACCCCGGTGA
- a CDS encoding ABC transporter permease, with the protein MSELHTDTTDTTTGTAGTAGTGGTGAPGRAAIEAELVEAVAATQGSPLLRRIGPFMPIALLLIWEVSGRVGLLDERFFPVPTSIVGTFLEMLTSGDLFDDASITLTRIAIGFTMGAVPGVLLGLLLGSVRPLRQLLEPVFSSLLPIPKIAIFPLLLLIFGLGETSKYLIVAIGVFFYLFFNTLTGVMQTPPLYNDVAVANGASPLQRRLTVSLPHALPSIFTGTKLAAGGAFVIIAAAEFVGSQSGLGYLIWSAWSTFAVSKMYVGIVTISVLGYVVTLLIGLLERKLVPWVKY; encoded by the coding sequence ATGAGCGAGTTGCACACCGACACGACAGACACCACCACCGGCACTGCCGGCACTGCCGGCACCGGCGGCACCGGGGCACCGGGCCGGGCCGCGATCGAGGCGGAGCTGGTCGAGGCCGTCGCCGCCACCCAGGGCTCGCCTCTCCTCCGGCGGATCGGGCCGTTCATGCCGATCGCGCTCCTGCTCATCTGGGAGGTGTCCGGGCGCGTGGGTCTGCTCGACGAGCGCTTCTTCCCGGTGCCCACCTCGATCGTCGGCACGTTCCTCGAGATGCTCACGAGCGGTGACCTCTTCGACGACGCCTCGATCACCCTGACCCGGATCGCGATCGGCTTCACCATGGGCGCGGTGCCCGGGGTGCTGCTCGGGCTCCTGCTCGGCTCGGTGCGCCCGCTGCGTCAGCTCCTCGAACCGGTGTTCTCGAGCCTGCTGCCGATCCCGAAGATCGCGATCTTCCCGCTGCTGCTGCTCATCTTCGGCCTCGGCGAGACGAGCAAGTACCTCATCGTCGCGATCGGCGTGTTCTTCTACCTCTTCTTCAACACCCTCACCGGGGTGATGCAGACGCCGCCGCTGTACAACGACGTCGCCGTGGCCAACGGCGCCTCCCCGCTGCAGCGCCGGCTGACCGTCTCGCTGCCGCACGCGTTGCCGTCGATCTTCACCGGCACGAAGCTCGCCGCCGGCGGCGCGTTCGTGATCATCGCGGCCGCCGAGTTCGTGGGCTCGCAGAGCGGGCTCGGCTACCTGATCTGGAGTGCGTGGTCCACGTTCGCCGTCTCGAAGATGTACGTCGGGATCGTGACGATCTCCGTGCTCGGCTACGTGGTCACGCTGCTCATCGGGCTGCTCGAGCGCAAGCTCGTGCCCTGGGTGAAGTACTGA
- a CDS encoding ABC transporter ATP-binding protein, which yields MNPANAVEVRDLWKAYPHAESPGGIRVVLEDVSVDIAAGEFVSVVGPSGCGKSTLLRLVAGLEQHSRGQITTGSRPAVVFQEHGLFPWLTVTENVGYPLRLRGRSRRQRAAVVAELLDMVGLTDFADYYPGQISGGMRQRTSVARALADDGDVLLMDEPFGALDEQTRISLQLELLRIWERTSKAVLFITHSVDEALLLSDRVLVMSTRPGRIIHELHVPFGRPRNLLSLRQDPRYTEITAQMWELLGQTSALGRE from the coding sequence ATGAACCCGGCGAACGCAGTCGAGGTACGGGACCTGTGGAAGGCCTATCCGCACGCCGAATCCCCGGGCGGGATCCGCGTCGTCCTCGAGGACGTCTCGGTCGACATCGCCGCGGGTGAATTCGTCTCCGTGGTCGGCCCGTCGGGATGCGGGAAGAGCACGCTGCTGCGGCTCGTCGCCGGGCTCGAGCAGCACAGCCGCGGACAGATCACCACCGGGAGCCGGCCGGCGGTCGTGTTCCAGGAGCACGGCCTGTTCCCCTGGCTCACCGTGACCGAGAACGTCGGCTACCCGCTCCGGCTGCGGGGCCGGTCCCGCAGGCAGCGTGCCGCGGTCGTGGCGGAGTTGCTCGACATGGTCGGGCTCACCGACTTCGCGGACTACTATCCCGGCCAGATCTCCGGCGGCATGCGCCAGCGCACGTCCGTGGCGCGGGCACTCGCGGACGATGGGGACGTGCTCCTCATGGACGAGCCCTTCGGCGCGCTGGACGAGCAGACCCGCATCTCGCTCCAACTGGAACTGCTGCGCATCTGGGAACGCACCTCGAAGGCCGTCCTGTTCATCACGCACAGCGTCGACGAGGCGCTGCTGCTCTCGGACCGCGTGCTCGTCATGTCGACCCGGCCGGGCCGGATCATCCACGAACTGCACGTGCCCTTCGGGCGTCCCCGCAACCTGCTCAGCCTGCGGCAGGATCCGCGTTATACCGAGATCACGGCCCAGATGTGGGAACTGCTCGGGCAGACTTCCGCGCTGGGGAGGGAGTGA
- a CDS encoding ABC transporter substrate-binding protein → MTASRRILAAVTATAAALALAACGSSAGDEPAEGSEFPAISFMYSPYADYAPFFVAFEKGYFDDAGVEVELIAKGGSSGETFQHVSTGNVTGGGASWAAGLYNATAAGASLAVVSSVSRVPESGPNPAPLMVREGSGITEGADLAGKKIGTTGESGFSYYSISLALASVGLSLEDVETVNLGAGDIIPALANGSIDASWTIEPISTAVADEGFGHELLDIDYHAGTELGAIIFNAEFTDEHPDAVVAFLTAYLRATQELAGGGWEDPATQEIIAEYTNLPVETLTSLALSDVDPEGKVNWESVRAQEEFFREQDSLEFEGDSGIEDVYRDDLRQQAVDALEALQES, encoded by the coding sequence ATGACCGCATCCCGCCGTATCCTCGCAGCCGTGACCGCGACGGCCGCCGCCCTCGCCCTCGCCGCCTGCGGCAGTTCCGCCGGCGACGAGCCGGCCGAGGGGTCCGAGTTCCCGGCCATCAGCTTCATGTACTCCCCGTACGCCGACTACGCCCCCTTCTTCGTGGCGTTCGAGAAGGGCTATTTCGACGACGCCGGCGTCGAGGTCGAGCTCATCGCCAAGGGCGGCAGCTCCGGGGAGACGTTCCAGCACGTGAGCACCGGCAACGTCACCGGCGGCGGGGCCTCCTGGGCCGCGGGCCTGTACAACGCGACGGCCGCCGGGGCCTCGCTCGCCGTCGTCTCGAGCGTCTCGCGGGTGCCGGAGTCCGGCCCGAACCCGGCCCCGCTCATGGTCCGCGAGGGCTCGGGGATCACCGAGGGCGCGGACCTCGCGGGCAAGAAGATCGGGACCACGGGCGAGAGCGGCTTCTCCTACTACTCGATCAGCCTCGCGCTCGCGTCGGTCGGCCTGAGCCTCGAGGACGTCGAGACGGTCAACCTCGGCGCGGGCGACATCATCCCCGCGCTGGCGAACGGCTCGATCGACGCGAGCTGGACCATCGAGCCCATCAGCACCGCCGTGGCCGACGAGGGCTTCGGGCACGAGCTGCTCGACATCGACTACCACGCCGGCACCGAGCTCGGGGCGATCATCTTCAACGCCGAGTTCACCGACGAGCACCCCGACGCGGTCGTCGCCTTCCTCACCGCGTACCTGCGGGCCACCCAGGAGCTCGCGGGCGGCGGCTGGGAGGACCCCGCGACCCAGGAGATCATCGCCGAGTACACGAACCTGCCGGTCGAGACCCTCACCTCGCTCGCCCTCTCGGACGTCGACCCGGAGGGCAAGGTGAACTGGGAGTCCGTGCGCGCGCAGGAGGAGTTCTTCCGGGAGCAGGACTCCCTCGAGTTCGAGGGCGACTCCGGGATCGAGGACGTCTACCGCGACGACCTGCGCCAGCAGGCCGTCGACGCGCTCGAGGCGCTGCAGGAGTCCTGA
- a CDS encoding heavy-metal-associated domain-containing protein, giving the protein MSSITLTTQPFTCPSCVATIERALGRLPGVTAVGVRFALSRVQVDYDPAAVTPAEIATTVTRLGYPVLSSAPAPVAA; this is encoded by the coding sequence ATGAGCTCGATCACCCTGACCACCCAGCCGTTCACCTGCCCCAGTTGCGTGGCCACCATCGAGCGCGCGCTCGGCCGGCTGCCCGGCGTGACCGCGGTGGGCGTGCGCTTCGCCCTGAGCCGGGTGCAGGTGGACTACGACCCGGCCGCCGTGACCCCCGCCGAGATCGCCACGACGGTGACCCGGCTCGGATACCCGGTGCTCTCGAGCGCGCCGGCGCCCGTGGCGGCCTGA